In a single window of the Prionailurus viverrinus isolate Anna chromosome D3, UM_Priviv_1.0, whole genome shotgun sequence genome:
- the TCHP gene encoding trichoplein keratin filament-binding protein has translation MALPTLPSQWSSRRLLDQQMARQRHREQEARLRQQWDQNSRYFKMSDICSSKQAEWSSKTSYQRSMHAYQREKLKEEKRKQLEARRERLRQLLLEEQALLARQLEELRLSMDSREGRLRERHGDLKSAREEQRKLIAEQLLYEHWKKNNPKLREIESALHKEHVINSWKMQKEEKKQQEATQEEENKRYENEYERARREALERMKAEEEKRRLEGKLQAEALLQQVEELKLKELEATKLKKEQENLLKQRWELERLEEEREQMAAFRQKAELGRFLRHQYNVQLNRRAQQIQEELEADKRILQALLEKEDENQREHLARREQAVADAAWMKQAIEEQLQLEREREAELQLLLREEAKEMWEKREAEWARERSARDRLMSEVLTGRQQQIQAKLEQNRRAQEESLRHREQLIRNLEEVRESARREKEESKELKSARKQELEAQVAERQLRAWEEDQQEEEEEEEARQAEQFTDALLQQEVKTMAKQSSWPKPYGHPRIAWN, from the exons ATGGCACTCCCTACGCTGCCTTCCCAATGGAGCAGCCGGAGGCTCCTGGACCAGCAGATGGCCCGACAGCGACACCGAGAGCAGGAGGCCCGGCTTCGGCAGCAGTGGGACCAGAACAGCCGCTACTTCAAGATGTCTGATATCTGTAGCTCCAAACAGGCAGAGTGGAGCTCCAAGACGTCCTACCAGCGAAG CATGCATGCCTATCAGCGTGAGAAGCTGAAGGAGGAGAAGCGGAAGCAGCTGGAAGCCAGGCGGGAGAGACTGAGGCAGCTGCTGCTGGAGGAGCAGGCCCTGCTGGCCAGACAACTGGAGGAGCTAAGGCTAAGCATGGACTCGAGGGAAGGCAGACTCCGAGAGCGGCATGGCGATCTCAAGTCGGCCCGAGAAGAGCAAAGGAAACTG ATTGCCGAACAGCTTCTGTATGAACACTGGAAGAAGAACAACCCCAAACTTCGAGAG ATTGAATCAGCCCTTCACAAGGAGCACGTGATAAACTCttggaaaatgcagaaagaagaaaaaaaacag CAAGAAGCCACCCAAGAGGAAGAGAACAAACGGTATGAAAATGAATATGAAAGGGCCCGAAGGGAAGCACTGGAGCGGATGAaagcagaagaggagaagaggcgGTTGGAGGGCAAACTCCAGGCTGAGGCGCTGCTCCAGCAGGTGGAGGAGCTGAAGCTGAAGGAGTTGGAG GCCACCAAACTGAAGAAGGAGCAGGAGAATCTGCTGAAGCAGCGGTGGGAGCTGGAGAggctggaggaagagagggagcagATGGCAGCCTTCCGGCAGAAGGCGGAGCTGGG ACGTTTTTTGAGACATCAGTATAATGTGCAACTCAATAGGCGTGCACAGCAGATCCAAGAGGAACTG GAGGCGGACAAGCGCATCCTGCAAGCGCTCCTGGAGAAGGAGGACGAGAACCAGCGGGAGCACCTGGCCAGGCGGGAGCAGGCCGTGGCCGACGCGGCGTGGATGAAGCAGGCCATCGAGGAGCAGCTGCAGCTGGAGAGGGAGCGGGAGGCAGAGCTGCAGCTGCTGTTGAG GGAAGAGGCCAAGGAAatgtgggaaaagagagaggcgGAGTGGGCCCGAGAGAGGAGCGCACGAGACAGACTGATGAGCGAG GTTCTGACCGGGAGACAACAACAAATACAAGCAAAGCTTGAACAAAACCGACGGGCACAAGAGGAATCCCTGAGACACCGGGAGCAACTTATTCGAAATCTTGAGGAGGTCAGAGAGTCAGCTCGTCGTGAGAAAGAGGAGAGCAAAGAACTGAAATCGGCCAGGAAACAGGAGCTGGAGGCCCAG GTTGCAGAGCGCCAGCTGCGGGCATGGGAAGAGGaccagcaggaggaagaggaagaagaggaggccAGGCAGGCAGAGCAGTTCACTGACGCCTTACTGCAGCAGGAGGTGAAGACGATGGCCAAGCAGAGCTCCTGGCCCAAG ccCTACGGACATCCCAGAATTGCTTGGAACTGA